The Phycisphaerae bacterium DNA window GATCGGCACCTTGAGCGGCAGGGCGGTGCACATCTCGGTGCGGATGAACTCGGCCTCCGCCTCGACGGCCGAGCGCGGCACGTCGAACACGAGTTCGTCGTGGACCTGGATGAGCATCCTAGAGGGGCGTTGTTCGGAACGGATTCGCTGATGGATGCCGATCATCGCCCGTTTGATCAGGTCGGCGGCCGAACCCTGGATGACGGTGTTGACGGCCACGCGCTCGCCGAGAGAGCGCATGCCCTTGTTTCGCGAGTTGATCTCGGGCACCTGTCGCCGCCGGCCGAGGATTGTCTCGACATAGCCGCGTTTTCGGGTCTCGGCGACCGTCTTGTCGATGAACATGCGGATGCCGGGATATCGCATGAAGTACATGTTGATGAACGACTGAGCCTCGGTGACGCTCATGCCGGTGGTTCGCGAAAGCCCGTAAGCTCCCTGGCCGTAGATGATGCCGAAGTTGACCGCCTTGGCCCGGCTTCGCTGTTGCCTGGTGACCTGGTCGAGTGGCACGCCGAAAACCTGGGCGGCGACAAACTGGTGAATGTCGCGGTCCTCGATGAACGCAGTCCGGAGGGCCTGGTCGCCGCAGAAGTGAGCGAGGACCCGAAGCTCGATCTGCGAATAATCGGCGGTAAGCAGCACGTGGTCGGCGTCGCTGGGCACGAATGCCTTGCGGATCTGCCGTCCGATCTCCGTGCGAATGGGGATGTTCTGCAGATTGGGATCGCTCGATGAGAGACGTCCGGTCACGGCCGCCGTCTGGTTGAAGCTGGCATGGATGCGGCCGGTGCGGCTGCTGACCATCTCAGGCAGCGTATCGACGTAGGTGTTTTTGAGTTTGCCCAGCTCGCGATACTCTCTGATGAGCTGGGCAACGGGATGTTGCCAGGCAAGCGCTTCGAGCGTTTCCGCGTCGGTGCTGCGACCGGTCTTGGTGTTTCGCACCACTGGCAGCTTCAGCTCGTCGAACAGCACGGTTGCCAGTTGCCTGGGCGAGTCGACATTGAACGGGTGGCCGACCTGTTCGAATATCTGTCGTTTCAGCTCTTCCAGCCGGTTCGACAGGTCGCGACTCATCTGCTCGAGGATGGACGTATCAAGCCGGATTCCTTCGGCCTCCATATCGGCCAGTACCGTCACCAGCGGCATCTCGGTGTCGCGGAACAACGGCTCAGAGGGGCTGCCTGCAAGCTGCTTGCTCAAGACCTCATAAAGCTGCCAGGTGACGTCGGCATCCTCGGCCGAGTACTCGCAGGCAGTCGCCGTGTCCACCTGGTCAAAGCGGATCTGTTTGCTGCCTTTGCCGATCAGGTCGCTGATGGGAATCGGGTCGAAGCCGAGCAGCTCGCGGGCCAGGGCGTCCATGCCGTGCGAACGCCGCGTCGAGTCGAGCACGAAACTGGCGATCATGGTGTCGAACGCAACGCCGGCGACCTCGACGCCGTGGTGCTTGAGGACCACGAGGTCGTATTTGATGTTCTGGCCGATTTTCCTCACGTTCGGGTCCGCCAAGATCGGCCGGAGGGCCTCGAGCGTGGGCTCGACGGGCAGACATCGCCCGACGCCTCGGAGAGGCAGGTAGTAGCCGGTGTTGGCCTGCCATGAAAAACTGAGACCCGCGAGTTGGGCATCAACCGGGCTGAGGCTCGTCGTCTCGGTGTCGACGGCGAAGACGGGCTGTTCTCGCAATCGAGTAAGGAAATCGCGGAACTGGTTCTGGTCATCGATCAAGCGGTAGTCGCGGCCGCTCGGTCGTTCCTGGGGCAGGCTTGGCTTGAGCTGCGGAGGGGGT harbors:
- the polA gene encoding DNA polymerase I, whose product is MAKRFFLIDGLSQIFRCYYAPFQNLSSPAGEPTKATYVFSNMLLQLLREQKPDYLAMVMEGGDEKDVFRKELDPQYKANREPPPEDLAPQIERILQIVRSQGIPVLSVPGFEADDLLATLAHRLSGEDLEVIIVSRDKDLDQIVNERIRLYDPMKNEFLGPREIETQKGYRPEQAVEVQTLVGDSTDNIRGVRGIGPKKAAALIAKYGTAKAVIEHADELTPAMKKNVLEFADRLDTTRQLVTLRRDVPLNLDLESCRFQGIKPAVLKQVFAELGFRRLTDLMAAEAGPPQTPQSPAPRAATRPDSAAQAQLSLFGDEDSGTIPPPPQLKPSLPQERPSGRDYRLIDDQNQFRDFLTRLREQPVFAVDTETTSLSPVDAQLAGLSFSWQANTGYYLPLRGVGRCLPVEPTLEALRPILADPNVRKIGQNIKYDLVVLKHHGVEVAGVAFDTMIASFVLDSTRRSHGMDALARELLGFDPIPISDLIGKGSKQIRFDQVDTATACEYSAEDADVTWQLYEVLSKQLAGSPSEPLFRDTEMPLVTVLADMEAEGIRLDTSILEQMSRDLSNRLEELKRQIFEQVGHPFNVDSPRQLATVLFDELKLPVVRNTKTGRSTDAETLEALAWQHPVAQLIREYRELGKLKNTYVDTLPEMVSSRTGRIHASFNQTAAVTGRLSSSDPNLQNIPIRTEIGRQIRKAFVPSDADHVLLTADYSQIELRVLAHFCGDQALRTAFIEDRDIHQFVAAQVFGVPLDQVTRQQRSRAKAVNFGIIYGQGAYGLSRTTGMSVTEAQSFINMYFMRYPGIRMFIDKTVAETRKRGYVETILGRRRQVPEINSRNKGMRSLGERVAVNTVIQGSAADLIKRAMIGIHQRIRSEQRPSRMLIQVHDELVFDVPRSAVEAEAEFIRTEMCTALPLKVPIKVDINWGDNWLEGK